ATGTGCCCGAAATGGTCGCGGTTCTAACGTGTCATATTGTCGCTGCATCAGCAAAAAAACCCCGCCGGTTAAAGCAGGGCCCATGAGATTACGACCGGACCGAGAGGAGGGTCGTGAAAGCAAACCAGCATAGAATGATTTAGATGGCGATATCTAATCCAATTATGATTCCCAAGCTCCGTAACTATAATTCTCAGAAGCTATTCTTTCGGCAGTGTAGTCATGTATGACAGGATATCCGCTGCGGCCTGGTGATCAAATGCCCTGAGTGATGGCATCTTCTCACCGGGGTGGCCATTCAGGATCTTGTGCATGACCTCCCAGGGGTTGCCCATCTGCCTGCCGAATGGTTTCATCTCTTCCGGCAGCTTGCCGTCTCTTCCATGGCAATTAGCACAGACAGTGTTGAAGTATGCTGCCCCTTTATTTGCATCACCCTTCGGCGCCTTGTTTCCACGATCGATGTACTGATCCATGTCGATCTGGCCCATGCTGACAAAGTTGGCGAGGTCGGTAAGATCGGCTTCCGACAGCTTGTCGCCGTAACCGTGTTCGGGTGACTTGAGAATGGCCTTGATTGCCGAGGTCTCTGCCCCCTTCATACCGTTAATCCCCTTGATGCCAGTACTGTGCTTGCCGGAACTGTATGCACCATTCTTGCCCATGTAGTCCCAGCCATGACATTCCTTACAACGCCATGTGGTTCCCGCTTTGTCGGCATACTTCCCATCTTTGGGATAAAGTGTGTGAGGTGTCTCGGGCGCTTTCGTCTCTACTCCCTTCACCGCATACCATTTGTCATAGAGCTGGGCACCGCGCATCAGAGAGGATTCGATTTCTTCAGCCATAGACGATGTCGATCCAAGCATCCCAGCCGACACGAAAAGAGCGCCGATAATGGGCTCAATCTTGAGTTTCATTATTTTGTTTCTCCAATGATGATTTTTTTATGTACACCAGTCACTTATGGCTATTCTCGTGGTTTTCATGACTAGCACGCATTGAGTATGGTCCAGCGAGGGCCGGGCTGAATAGAACATGCCAGGGAAGTATAGAAACGCATGATCCAGATCAACAAAATACGGGGCTGAAGTAAAAATTCCTTAGGCTTGCATCTCATGCGGGCCTTTTTTGTGTCCGAGGCACCAAGGGACTATGGATTTTGGGGAGTCCTTTGGTTTGTTTTGGCGTGCGCCCTTGGATCAATAGGGTCAGACTCTATTGAAATCGGGGTATGGCACTCTCGCCATTGGATCAATCGAGTCTGACCCCTTTGATCGCTTTGACGTGTTTAATCAAGTAACAGGTTTAAAAAAGTTTCGCGTACCGACGGACTTGAATCACGAAAGAACCGGTAGTCGGCATGCACCTGCGGTCTGTCAGGATCAATAACAATTCCCCATAACGGCCTGGCGCTCACGGGCAACATACTGTAACGGATGTCTCCCAGCACATTGGTCTGCACAGGGTCTAGAGCAACATAACCATCCGAGAATGACCAAAATCGAACAATATCCCTATACAGAACTGAGGATTCATCCAGCTGCGGCAGATCTCTGTCAAACGAAAACAGGGCAACGGACTCGCCTTCAATAACCCTGCCCGCATCAAACAGCCCGACGCGAATGGCATCCACATGAATACGATCCTCGTGTATATACACCGATCGCCACAATACCAGGTTTGCGAGCGTGGGCTTCACCATGGACTGCATCGCCAGGTGACCACGCTTGTCACGCAGGTCTTCGGCCAACTGCTCGGCGCGTTGCAACTGCACGAACCCCATGCCCAGGTACATCATGGACAAGACCAGGCCGGCATAAGCCACTTTTCTGTAGCCCAGCCGCAATCCCGTTAACAGGGTCACCAGCAGGATAAGTGTGAACACGGGATCGACTATCGAAATGATATTCAGGGCCACGCGTTCGTCCGAGAACGGCCAGAAAAGATGGGTGCCATAACTGGTGAACGCATCCAGCACGCCACTCATGCTGTAACCCGCGAGAGAAAAAAGGTAGAGTCGCCTTGCTGACAAATGCCGACGTACAAAAGGCCAGAGCAACAGCATGGCAATCGCCGCACCCAGCGGGATAAACACCAGTGAATGGGTGAAATGACGGTGGTATTCTATATTCAGCAGGGGATCAGATGATGAGCGGATCAGGATATCGGCATCCGCCAGTAACCCTGCCAACACGCCAACCAGCGTCGCAATCTTCTTTTCATTCTTTCTGGCGAGTGATTGCGCCAACACACCGCCGACTAAACCCTGGGTCAGGACATCCATAACAAGCTCATGGCATTTGTTTGAGTGACAGAAACGAATGGCAAAAAAAGCCGGTTTACATCATTCACCTTGACCATCGTCGTCATTAATTTGAATTAGCTGGTTCTATTTTCACCGCATATCAGGCTCGACTTGTCATCCTGGCGGTCGACATAGCGTTTCCTCAATAGCGGAGATTTGCGAGTGTCATGCTGATGACCCCAACAACGCCCCGGTCAGAAAACAGACTTACTCAGTCTCTGAAAGCCGGGCTGATCCGAACCGGTTGCTGGCAACAACTGGATGACGCCCCAACAGATGCATACCCCACACGGTCGCTATTACAACCAGCGCCCCCACAGCCTGATGCAGCACTGCAAAATGTATGCTGACACCAGTGATAACTGTCGCAATACCGAGCAACACCTGAACACCATATGAGCTATGAATAGCTATCGATGCTTTTCGGGACTGGCTGCGTACACGCCGCGCCAGGACGATCAGAAAACCAACCGCCACCCACGCCCACCAGCGATGAACGAAGTGGATAACATAGGGATCATTATTCAGCATTGTCCAGACACTACGCGACCAGTCTATCCCTGGTATCAGAGAACCATGCATCAACGGCCAGGTGTTTGAAACATACCCCGCATTCAGGCCTGCTGTGTAAGCACCAAACAATAGTTGCAGAAACAACACACCGAAAACGATCAGACCAAAGGCGGTCAGTCTGGATGGTCGGTTTTGACCGCGAGCGACCTGCCGCATATCCAGCGCCGTCCAGACCAGTACAGCCAGGATAAGAAACGCCGTCAACAAATGAGTCGCCAGCCGAAAATGGCTCACATCCGTGCGCTCGGTCAAACCGGAGACGACCATCCACCAGCCAATCGCCCCCTGCATGCCACCTAGCACCAGTAATGCGACCAGTCGGCCACCATAGCCTTCAGGTATCGCGCGCTTCAATGCGAACCAGGCAAGCGGCAACGCAAACGCAAGACCAATCAGTCGTCCCAAAAGACGATGCACCCATTCCCAAAAATAGATGAATTTAAATTCCTCCAGGGTCATGCCTTTGGGGCCGTTTATCTCCAGGTACTCGGGGATTTGTTTGTATTTCTCGAACTCGGACACCCATGCCGCTTCACTCATTGGCGGTATCGCACCGGTGATGGGCTTCCACTCGGTGATTGAAAGTCCTGATTCGGTCAAGCGCGTAATGCCGCCAACGATAATCATGATAAAAACCAGGAACGCGACGGCGTACAGCCAGTTAGAAATGGAAATCGGTTGTTTTATTTGACTCATGGCAGGACAGACGAAATCAAAAAACGTTTTGTATAGTAATATAAAAGACACAAAACAATTACGACGAAATCGTGTGAGCCTGCAGATGAAATTACTCGCTCAAGAATGCATATCACCAATAACGAAAGAACACTGACACCCTCAAGACAAGCGGAGCACTTCCCATGATTCGGTCTGCAACATGGAGGATATCGACCGTCCTTGTAATGTCCATCTGGGTGACGGCGCAACTTGCAGCATCCTCTACCTTGGCTGCAAATGCAGAATGTCCGGCGCAAAGCGTGGTCCTGACCGGTCAGAACACTGTCGAAACACCGCTAGGGCCCCACACCTATATCGAAACCATGGTCCTTACACGCCAAACGCATTCAGCGGCCATGGACGGCAAGTGGAAAGTGACCAGGCTCAAGCAAGACATGATCTATCCGTGGCAGATTCGCCCTGCCCTGAAGCTATTGGACCAGCGTGTGGATCTGGGCGAAGGCGCCTCGATGGTCTGTTCGACCACCACAGCCGGCAACGTCATCCACAATGTGTGTAGTGAAGGAAACTTCGTCCTCGATGTATGGGATGGAAAAATCGGTTACAGGAAAACAGGCGTGACTATCGGCAAAGTGCAGGGACGCGTATTTGAAGTGCGCTTCGGGATGCCGGGACAGCAGCAGCTCAATCCCGTCATACGCGGCACAGTAAAGGACGGAACTGCCAATGAAGTTTCCCTATCCGTCAAGCTTGCCAATGAAGCGCAGGACAAGGGCCGCTTTGCTTATGACATTGGTCC
The sequence above is a segment of the Deltaproteobacteria bacterium genome. Coding sequences within it:
- a CDS encoding metal-dependent hydrolase → MDVLTQGLVGGVLAQSLARKNEKKIATLVGVLAGLLADADILIRSSSDPLLNIEYHRHFTHSLVFIPLGAAIAMLLLWPFVRRHLSARRLYLFSLAGYSMSGVLDAFTSYGTHLFWPFSDERVALNIISIVDPVFTLILLVTLLTGLRLGYRKVAYAGLVLSMMYLGMGFVQLQRAEQLAEDLRDKRGHLAMQSMVKPTLANLVLWRSVYIHEDRIHVDAIRVGLFDAGRVIEGESVALFSFDRDLPQLDESSVLYRDIVRFWSFSDGYVALDPVQTNVLGDIRYSMLPVSARPLWGIVIDPDRPQVHADYRFFRDSSPSVRETFLNLLLD
- a CDS encoding c-type cytochrome, coding for MKLKIEPIIGALFVSAGMLGSTSSMAEEIESSLMRGAQLYDKWYAVKGVETKAPETPHTLYPKDGKYADKAGTTWRCKECHGWDYMGKNGAYSSGKHSTGIKGINGMKGAETSAIKAILKSPEHGYGDKLSEADLTDLANFVSMGQIDMDQYIDRGNKAPKGDANKGAAYFNTVCANCHGRDGKLPEEMKPFGRQMGNPWEVMHKILNGHPGEKMPSLRAFDHQAAADILSYMTTLPKE
- a CDS encoding COX15/CtaA family protein — encoded protein: MSQIKQPISISNWLYAVAFLVFIMIIVGGITRLTESGLSITEWKPITGAIPPMSEAAWVSEFEKYKQIPEYLEINGPKGMTLEEFKFIYFWEWVHRLLGRLIGLAFALPLAWFALKRAIPEGYGGRLVALLVLGGMQGAIGWWMVVSGLTERTDVSHFRLATHLLTAFLILAVLVWTALDMRQVARGQNRPSRLTAFGLIVFGVLFLQLLFGAYTAGLNAGYVSNTWPLMHGSLIPGIDWSRSVWTMLNNDPYVIHFVHRWWAWVAVGFLIVLARRVRSQSRKASIAIHSSYGVQVLLGIATVITGVSIHFAVLHQAVGALVVIATVWGMHLLGRHPVVASNRFGSARLSETE